A stretch of Amycolatopsis balhimycina FH 1894 DNA encodes these proteins:
- a CDS encoding TetR/AcrR family transcriptional regulator, with product MTEEPQKPSRRERLRAQTLQEIEENSFAIIDADGVHALSIAALARSMAMSAPAIYRYFASRDALVTHLITLSYQQLTDAMAQAVHGSRRAPRARIGLLVTAYRDWALRHPQRYGMLFGERGEDLPADAPGPTPLDQAMALLIDVLTAAGDGSPSDGSSGDRALDGQLKKWARSQERPDTSARVARAAIVVWTRVHGIVSLELTGMLEAQGIEAQRLIDLEIDDAVRSLSTPA from the coding sequence ATGACCGAAGAACCGCAGAAGCCGAGCAGGCGTGAGCGGCTGCGAGCCCAGACGCTCCAGGAGATCGAGGAGAACTCGTTCGCGATCATCGACGCCGACGGCGTCCACGCGCTGTCGATCGCGGCACTGGCCCGGAGCATGGCGATGTCCGCGCCGGCGATCTACCGGTACTTCGCGTCACGGGACGCACTGGTGACCCATCTGATCACCCTGTCCTACCAACAGCTCACCGACGCCATGGCACAGGCGGTGCACGGCAGCAGGCGAGCACCCCGCGCGCGGATCGGGCTGCTGGTCACCGCCTACCGCGACTGGGCACTGCGGCATCCGCAGCGCTACGGGATGCTCTTCGGCGAACGCGGCGAGGACCTGCCCGCCGACGCCCCCGGGCCGACCCCGCTCGACCAGGCGATGGCGCTGCTGATCGACGTGCTGACCGCCGCCGGGGACGGCTCGCCGTCGGACGGCAGCAGTGGTGACCGGGCGCTCGACGGGCAGTTGAAGAAGTGGGCCCGGTCGCAGGAGCGGCCGGACACGAGCGCGCGGGTGGCCCGCGCGGCCATCGTCGTCTGGACGCGGGTGCACGGGATCGTCAGCCTCGAACTCACCGGCATGCTCGAGGCCCAGGGCATCGAGGCCCAGCGGCTGATCGACCTGGAGATCGACGACGCCGTCAGGTCACTCTCGACACCCGCGTAG
- a CDS encoding YdeI/OmpD-associated family protein: protein MSPQQFRAVIAAGPRDRAVIAVPFDPDETWGAKADHPVGGTIEGRRVRGRLSPTGSGWLLTVTPMWLRDTGVTIGTEVTVELAPEGPQREDLADDVAAALAGNPAAAAFFDTLAQFYRKAYLRWIDATTRRPDLRAARIAEVVDLLAARVKQRPRP, encoded by the coding sequence GTGAGCCCGCAGCAGTTCCGCGCCGTCATCGCCGCCGGTCCGCGCGACCGTGCGGTCATCGCCGTGCCCTTCGACCCGGACGAGACGTGGGGCGCCAAGGCCGACCATCCCGTGGGCGGCACGATCGAGGGCAGACGGGTCCGCGGGAGACTGTCCCCGACCGGCAGCGGGTGGCTGTTGACCGTCACGCCGATGTGGCTGCGCGACACCGGCGTCACCATCGGCACCGAGGTGACCGTCGAGCTGGCTCCGGAAGGCCCGCAGCGCGAAGACCTTGCCGACGACGTCGCCGCGGCGCTGGCCGGCAACCCGGCCGCGGCCGCGTTCTTCGACACGCTGGCGCAGTTCTACCGCAAGGCCTACCTCCGCTGGATCGACGCGACCACGCGCCGCCCGGATCTCCGCGCGGCTCGCATCGCCGAAGTAGTCGACCTGCTTGCGGCGCGCGTCAAACAGCGGCCACGGCCGTGA
- a CDS encoding MerR family transcriptional regulator, which produces MNELYLIGDVARRTGLSVSAIRFYADEGIVTPAGLTEGGFRQYDVHAIARLELVRTLRDLGAGLDDIRRVLAAETTLQDLAATHLRLVEDRLRQFRARRAVLRTIVRQHTTTEQVSLMHKLVSMSDDDRDRLLTEFWDFVTDGLDVHPGYVERLRSRRPNLPEEPAAEQLEAWIELADLVRDERFRTALRDHLHRIFGTEQGKLMASPEMMARAERHRQLFLEAQAAQQAGVAADSPQARDIAERMAARNAEFAAAMTGEPDAGKSRRALAGFDRDKPAEVRAKMTGLNLIVRYGTLVATINGTPKPDPDKAAAVQEWLAAALRQGPPDGHRS; this is translated from the coding sequence ATGAACGAGCTCTACCTCATCGGGGACGTCGCCCGCCGCACCGGCCTGAGCGTGAGCGCGATCAGGTTCTACGCCGACGAGGGCATCGTCACCCCCGCCGGCCTGACCGAGGGCGGCTTCCGGCAGTACGACGTGCACGCGATCGCCCGGCTGGAACTCGTGCGTACCCTGCGTGACCTCGGCGCCGGCCTCGACGACATCCGCCGGGTGCTGGCCGCGGAGACCACCCTGCAGGACCTGGCCGCCACCCACCTGCGGCTGGTCGAGGACCGGCTGCGGCAGTTCCGCGCCCGCCGCGCGGTGCTGCGCACCATCGTGCGGCAGCACACCACGACGGAACAGGTGAGCCTGATGCACAAGCTCGTGTCGATGTCCGACGACGACCGCGACCGGCTCCTCACCGAGTTCTGGGACTTCGTGACCGACGGCCTCGACGTCCACCCCGGCTACGTCGAGCGGCTGCGGAGCCGGCGGCCGAACCTGCCCGAGGAGCCGGCCGCCGAGCAGCTCGAAGCCTGGATCGAACTGGCCGACCTGGTGCGGGACGAACGGTTCCGCACGGCGCTGCGCGACCACCTGCACCGCATCTTCGGCACCGAGCAGGGCAAGCTGATGGCCTCACCGGAGATGATGGCGCGCGCCGAGCGGCATCGGCAGCTCTTCCTGGAGGCGCAGGCGGCGCAGCAGGCCGGCGTTGCCGCGGATTCGCCCCAGGCGAGGGACATCGCCGAGCGCATGGCGGCCCGCAACGCCGAGTTCGCCGCGGCCATGACCGGGGAGCCCGACGCCGGCAAGTCCCGGCGCGCCCTGGCCGGCTTCGACCGGGACAAGCCGGCCGAGGTGCGGGCCAAGATGACCGGGCTGAACCTGATCGTCAGGTACGGCACCCTGGTCGCGACGATCAACGGCACGCCGAAGCCGGACCCGGACAAGGCCGCGGCGGTCCAGGAATGGCTGGCCGCCGCCCTGCGCCAGGGCCCACCTGACGGCCACCGGTCCTGA
- a CDS encoding glycoside hydrolase family 75 protein — MSSRRRFSVVAAALALTAPLAVNAADAATAAPTYTAAQVLAAVKKNSTTANKVNSKPHINTMTRAKNVNVYQVTSGVYAYSSGLAVDDDGSDPDPDPDHQGQTTFQDSKGKQLAAHHVPFYVLGDDCYDRKSPCPHFFYKEHGIKGRQFALMFYKSKVIGAIFGDTQTGNDQTTSDNDSRELGEASVKSASLLGIPSSGTTGGVDNGVTVVILSGPSWVVNGTNANLNANAQALVTKALDTLGASMGL; from the coding sequence ATGTCATCCCGCAGGCGCTTCTCCGTGGTGGCCGCCGCTCTGGCGCTCACCGCGCCGCTCGCTGTCAATGCCGCCGACGCCGCGACGGCCGCTCCGACGTACACGGCCGCCCAGGTGCTGGCGGCCGTCAAGAAGAACAGCACGACCGCGAACAAGGTCAACTCCAAACCCCACATCAACACCATGACGCGGGCCAAGAACGTGAACGTGTACCAGGTGACGTCGGGCGTCTACGCCTACAGTTCCGGCCTGGCCGTCGACGACGACGGCAGCGACCCCGATCCCGATCCCGATCACCAGGGCCAGACGACTTTCCAGGACAGCAAGGGTAAGCAGCTGGCCGCGCACCACGTGCCGTTCTACGTGCTGGGCGACGACTGCTACGACCGCAAGTCCCCGTGCCCGCACTTCTTCTACAAGGAACACGGCATCAAGGGCCGGCAGTTCGCGCTGATGTTCTACAAGAGCAAGGTGATCGGTGCGATCTTCGGCGACACGCAGACCGGGAACGACCAGACCACCTCGGACAACGATTCCCGCGAACTGGGCGAGGCGTCGGTGAAGTCGGCCTCGCTGCTCGGCATCCCCAGCAGCGGTACCACGGGTGGCGTTGACAACGGCGTGACCGTGGTGATCCTCTCCGGCCCGTCCTGGGTCGTGAACGGCACCAACGCCAACCTGAACGCCAATGCCCAGGCCCTGGTCACCAAGGCACTGGACACGCTCGGCGCCAGTATGGGTCTCTAG
- a CDS encoding dihydrofolate reductase family protein has protein sequence MNRTPLRLYMSMSVDGYIAGPDDRPGQELGRGGGRLFNWLDDRMSEGVNGQVYAEASSTGAVISGRRTFELAGRWQGDHHDGVPIHVLTHTIDPADEPPGSAKFYTDVDACADEAREAAGERAVLVHGASAARALLAAGQLDELELHLVPVLLGGGRRLFEPAGLGHVELELVRRLEGRNATHLRYRVVR, from the coding sequence ATGAACAGGACGCCATTGCGGCTGTACATGTCGATGTCGGTCGACGGGTACATCGCCGGGCCGGACGACCGGCCGGGCCAGGAACTCGGCCGCGGCGGAGGGCGGCTGTTCAACTGGCTCGACGACCGGATGTCCGAGGGGGTCAACGGGCAGGTGTACGCCGAAGCCTCGTCGACCGGCGCCGTGATATCCGGACGCCGCACGTTCGAGCTCGCCGGGCGGTGGCAAGGCGACCACCACGACGGCGTGCCGATCCACGTGCTCACCCACACCATCGACCCGGCCGACGAGCCACCGGGCAGCGCGAAGTTCTACACCGACGTCGACGCGTGTGCCGACGAGGCCCGGGAAGCGGCGGGGGAGCGGGCTGTACTGGTCCACGGTGCGAGCGCGGCGCGGGCGTTGCTCGCGGCGGGTCAGCTCGACGAACTCGAGCTGCACCTCGTCCCCGTGCTGCTGGGTGGGGGACGGCGGTTGTTCGAGCCGGCCGGACTCGGCCACGTCGAACTGGAACTCGTCCGGCGGCTCGAAGGCCGCAACGCCACACACCTGCGTTACCGCGTCGTCCGTTGA
- a CDS encoding YceI family protein, producing MTAAFLTIEALDAHVPVGTWTIDPAHSSVGFSVRHLMGKVRGTFEEFTGHLRIAEQPAGCSATATIAMGSVNTANRMRDDDLRSAGFFDAGRHPDLTFEGAGLIVRDGGLELPGKLTIRGITRDVAMEVEFLGLDETGLQGEQRIGISATTTIRRSDYGVGAAAGEGQKIVVGDKITIQLDIQAVLGT from the coding sequence ATGACTGCCGCATTCCTGACAATCGAAGCCCTCGACGCCCACGTTCCCGTGGGCACCTGGACCATCGATCCGGCGCACAGTTCCGTCGGGTTCTCGGTTCGCCACCTGATGGGCAAGGTCCGCGGAACCTTCGAGGAATTCACCGGTCACCTGAGGATCGCCGAACAGCCGGCCGGCTGCTCCGCCACCGCGACGATCGCCATGGGCTCGGTGAACACCGCAAACCGCATGCGCGACGACGACCTGCGATCGGCCGGCTTCTTCGACGCCGGCCGCCATCCTGACCTGACCTTCGAGGGTGCCGGCCTCATCGTGCGCGACGGGGGGCTCGAACTGCCCGGAAAGCTGACCATCCGCGGCATCACGCGTGATGTCGCCATGGAAGTCGAGTTCCTCGGCCTCGACGAGACCGGCTTGCAGGGCGAGCAACGGATCGGGATCTCGGCAACCACGACGATCCGGCGATCGGACTACGGCGTCGGCGCCGCGGCCGGCGAAGGCCAGAAGATCGTCGTCGGCGACAAGATCACCATCCAGCTGGACATCCAGGCCGTGCTCGGAACCTGA
- a CDS encoding DMT family transporter, which translates to MTPLIETARPAGAGKTDLAKIAAAAGLAVVLWASSFVAIRGIGHALSPGPLALLRLGVAAVTLTALLPARRPVHVRLSRKAFLLIAAYAVVWLAGYTVALNAGEHHVDAGTAALLVNLAPLLVAVAAGKLLGEGFSRSLIVGSLVALSGAAVIATAATTQRDWAGVLLCLLAAALYAAGVMIQKVALRHVDGFTAIWLGCVVATVVLLPWAPQLVGELQTASAPAVLSAVYLGVFPTAIGFTAWAYALRRMDAGRLSAVTYAVPAASVLLSWLLLAEIPTAYGLVGGALCLIGVAISRRTTHNSAATRTTAPRRG; encoded by the coding sequence GTGACCCCACTGATCGAGACCGCCCGGCCCGCCGGCGCCGGCAAAACCGACCTTGCCAAGATCGCGGCCGCCGCCGGGCTCGCGGTGGTGCTGTGGGCTTCGTCCTTCGTCGCCATCCGCGGCATCGGGCACGCGCTGTCCCCCGGGCCGCTGGCGTTGCTGCGGCTCGGCGTCGCGGCTGTCACCCTCACCGCGCTCCTGCCCGCCCGGCGGCCGGTCCACGTCCGGTTGTCCCGCAAGGCGTTCCTGCTGATCGCGGCTTACGCCGTGGTCTGGCTGGCCGGTTACACCGTGGCCCTCAACGCGGGGGAACACCACGTCGACGCGGGGACCGCGGCCTTGCTGGTCAACCTCGCGCCGCTGCTGGTCGCCGTCGCTGCCGGGAAGCTTCTCGGCGAAGGCTTCTCGCGATCGCTCATCGTCGGCTCGCTCGTCGCGCTGAGCGGCGCCGCGGTCATCGCGACGGCGGCTACCACTCAGCGCGACTGGGCGGGCGTCCTGCTGTGCTTGCTGGCCGCCGCTCTCTACGCCGCGGGCGTCATGATCCAGAAGGTCGCGTTGCGCCACGTCGACGGGTTCACCGCGATCTGGCTCGGCTGTGTCGTCGCCACCGTGGTCCTGCTGCCCTGGGCGCCGCAGCTGGTCGGCGAGCTGCAGACGGCTTCCGCGCCGGCCGTGCTCAGCGCCGTCTACCTCGGCGTGTTTCCCACGGCGATCGGGTTCACCGCGTGGGCGTACGCGCTGCGCCGCATGGACGCCGGCCGGCTGTCAGCGGTGACCTACGCCGTTCCGGCCGCGTCGGTGCTGTTGTCGTGGCTGCTGCTCGCCGAGATCCCCACGGCATACGGACTCGTCGGCGGCGCGCTCTGCCTGATCGGTGTCGCCATCTCCCGCAGGACGACGCACAACTCCGCGGCGACCCGGACAACCGCGCCGCGGCGTGGGTAG
- a CDS encoding LysR family transcriptional regulator, translating to MLDIPRLRVWRAVVATGSIRASASSLGYTPSAVSQQLAALQRETGLRLFERSGRGIEPTAAGRTLAAEADTLFEAFGRVERVVGDLHAGRVGSLSIGYFGSAGAAWLAPTVAAMRAEFPDLRLDLLLTEFTPADPDVDIFVEENGFERPGTVEVRRLAEDPYLAVVRIDDPLAGVPQVPLTDLAQRHWVDNDLREGPCRQVLLDACAQAGFSPSFVVETHDYRTAMAFVATGIGLTVVPALGIGELPEGLTTVALVAPTPVRHLSLAVKKSIAPHPAARRAVELLEGLVCAGESRAG from the coding sequence ATGCTGGACATCCCACGGCTCCGCGTCTGGCGCGCGGTGGTCGCCACGGGTTCGATCCGTGCGAGTGCCTCCTCGCTCGGCTACACACCGTCCGCGGTGAGCCAGCAGCTCGCCGCCCTGCAGCGGGAGACCGGGCTGCGGCTGTTCGAACGATCCGGTCGCGGCATCGAGCCCACCGCGGCCGGCCGGACCCTGGCCGCCGAGGCCGACACGCTGTTCGAGGCCTTCGGCCGGGTCGAGCGGGTGGTCGGCGACCTGCACGCCGGCCGGGTCGGCAGCCTGTCGATCGGCTACTTCGGCTCGGCCGGCGCGGCATGGCTGGCGCCGACCGTCGCGGCAATGCGGGCCGAGTTCCCCGACCTGCGGCTGGACCTGCTGCTGACCGAGTTCACCCCGGCCGACCCGGACGTCGACATCTTCGTGGAGGAAAACGGTTTCGAGCGCCCCGGCACCGTCGAGGTGCGCAGGCTCGCCGAGGATCCCTATCTCGCCGTCGTCCGCATTGACGACCCCCTCGCCGGGGTGCCGCAGGTACCGTTGACGGACCTCGCCCAGCGGCATTGGGTGGACAACGACCTCCGCGAAGGGCCGTGCCGCCAGGTGCTCCTCGACGCCTGCGCACAAGCCGGGTTCTCCCCGAGCTTCGTGGTGGAAACGCACGACTACCGAACCGCGATGGCCTTCGTGGCCACCGGAATCGGCCTGACCGTGGTGCCGGCGCTGGGCATCGGCGAGCTGCCCGAGGGCCTGACGACCGTCGCGCTGGTGGCTCCCACCCCGGTCCGGCACCTCAGTCTCGCGGTGAAGAAGTCGATCGCGCCGCACCCCGCGGCCCGGCGCGCCGTCGAGCTGCTGGAAGGCCTGGTGTGCGCGGGCGAATCCCGAGCAGGCTGA
- a CDS encoding SMP-30/gluconolactonase/LRE family protein: MTGFRARRLTRPTSLRGSNGVAFGPDGRLYVAQFLAGEISAVDLATGDVEVVVPAGGPVQAPDDLAFGADGSMYITDLVPGRVWRRRPDTTFTLVTDQVRLPNGITCVGDRLFVNEMIPDGRLLELGDGEAKVLTGGLAMGNAMQLGPDGALYYPHMLTGEVFRIPPDGGTPELVAAEVHEPVAVRFDQGGVLQVLSRGVAGIVTRIDLFGTGDRTLITSGLPGLDNAAFDTENRMFVSSYAGGGITELHPDGRTREIAPRGFAGPYGVTVDLGGTVHVADHYRIAEPRQPEDDVTTTELLPFAHGIAADGDLLHLTSQYGQVRTYDRTTRSVRTRANGLAEPSGVAVRADGALVVAEAGAGRVLTIDAEDTVGVLAAGFGRPVDVAVDSEGRWYLSDEERGAVYRLDGETAVVLADGLGAPQGITAGDGCLYVAETARGRLVAVDLVTGDVRKAADLPTNCDNRGFAPGRGLRHPDPRKASPGRTGDLPALHAHGLPGVARPFTGLATAADGSLYAAAGGTVVHLTPAGKP, translated from the coding sequence GTGACCGGCTTCCGCGCCCGCCGGCTGACCCGGCCCACCTCGCTGCGCGGCTCGAACGGCGTCGCCTTCGGCCCGGACGGGCGGCTGTACGTGGCGCAGTTCCTGGCCGGCGAGATCAGCGCCGTCGACCTGGCCACCGGCGACGTCGAGGTGGTCGTGCCGGCCGGCGGGCCGGTGCAGGCGCCGGACGACCTCGCCTTCGGCGCCGACGGATCGATGTACATCACCGACCTCGTGCCCGGCCGCGTGTGGCGACGGCGTCCCGACACGACGTTCACCTTGGTCACCGACCAGGTCCGGCTGCCCAACGGGATCACCTGCGTCGGCGACCGCCTGTTCGTCAACGAGATGATCCCGGACGGCCGGCTGCTCGAACTGGGCGACGGCGAGGCGAAAGTACTCACCGGCGGCCTGGCCATGGGCAACGCCATGCAGCTCGGCCCGGACGGTGCCCTCTACTACCCGCACATGCTCACCGGCGAGGTCTTCCGGATCCCGCCCGACGGCGGCACTCCCGAGCTCGTCGCCGCCGAGGTCCACGAACCGGTCGCCGTCCGGTTCGACCAGGGCGGTGTGCTGCAGGTGCTTTCGCGCGGCGTGGCCGGCATCGTGACCCGCATCGATCTGTTCGGCACCGGCGACCGGACGCTGATCACCAGCGGGCTGCCCGGGCTGGACAACGCGGCCTTCGACACCGAGAACCGCATGTTCGTCTCCAGCTACGCCGGCGGGGGTATCACCGAGCTGCACCCCGACGGCCGGACCCGCGAGATCGCCCCGCGCGGATTCGCCGGCCCCTACGGCGTGACGGTGGATCTCGGCGGCACGGTGCACGTCGCCGATCACTACCGCATCGCCGAACCGCGACAGCCCGAGGACGACGTCACCACGACCGAGCTGCTCCCGTTCGCGCACGGCATCGCCGCCGACGGCGACCTGCTCCACCTGACTTCGCAGTACGGCCAGGTCCGGACCTACGACCGGACGACCCGGTCCGTGCGCACGCGAGCGAACGGCCTGGCCGAGCCCTCGGGCGTCGCCGTCCGCGCGGACGGCGCGCTCGTGGTCGCCGAGGCCGGCGCGGGCCGTGTCCTCACCATCGACGCCGAGGACACCGTCGGCGTGCTCGCCGCCGGCTTCGGCCGTCCGGTCGACGTCGCGGTGGACAGCGAAGGACGTTGGTACCTCAGCGACGAGGAGCGCGGCGCGGTGTACCGCCTCGACGGGGAAACCGCGGTCGTCCTGGCGGACGGCCTCGGCGCCCCACAGGGAATCACGGCCGGCGACGGCTGCCTGTACGTCGCGGAAACCGCGCGGGGCCGGCTCGTCGCGGTGGACCTGGTGACCGGTGACGTCCGCAAGGCAGCCGACCTGCCGACGAACTGTGACAACCGGGGCTTCGCCCCGGGCCGGGGGCTTCGCCACCCGGACCCCCGAAAAGCGAGTCCCGGGCGGACCGGCGACCTGCCCGCGTTGCACGCCCACGGCCTTCCCGGGGTCGCCCGGCCGTTCACCGGCCTGGCCACGGCGGCCGACGGCTCCCTCTACGCGGCCGCCGGCGGCACCGTCGTGCACCTGACTCCCGCGGGGAAACCGTGA
- a CDS encoding HEAT repeat domain-containing protein, which yields MVTINHASDTQLLDALSAGNSSARLQAALALGIRADPGLAGAVVARCALEPDFFVRDMLTWALTRLPADVVVPRLVTELRSGRAQARSQALHTLSKIGDRTAWPAITPTLLHDPDDEVARSAWRAAVVLVPPGDSAELAVELAHQLGRGDPAVQLSLSRALVALGDVAEPALQPALANPDPAVRAHARATERLLHDPDAGFDLAVDEAKRIVALGPGAAC from the coding sequence GTGGTCACCATCAACCACGCATCGGACACGCAGCTGCTCGACGCGTTGAGCGCCGGGAACTCGTCGGCACGGCTCCAAGCGGCGCTCGCCCTGGGCATCCGGGCCGACCCGGGGCTCGCCGGCGCGGTCGTGGCCCGGTGCGCGCTCGAGCCCGACTTCTTCGTGCGCGACATGCTCACCTGGGCGTTGACCCGCCTCCCGGCGGACGTCGTCGTGCCCAGGCTCGTCACGGAACTCCGGTCCGGGCGGGCGCAGGCCCGCAGCCAGGCGCTGCACACGCTGTCCAAGATCGGGGACCGGACGGCGTGGCCCGCGATCACCCCGACACTGCTGCACGACCCCGACGACGAAGTCGCCCGAAGCGCGTGGCGTGCCGCCGTCGTGCTCGTGCCGCCCGGGGACAGCGCGGAACTGGCCGTGGAACTGGCACATCAGCTCGGCCGTGGCGACCCGGCCGTGCAGCTGAGCCTCAGCCGGGCCCTCGTCGCGCTCGGTGACGTGGCCGAGCCGGCCCTGCAGCCGGCACTGGCGAACCCGGACCCGGCCGTGCGCGCGCACGCCCGCGCCACCGAACGGCTCCTGCACGACCCGGACGCCGGTTTCGACCTGGCCGTCGACGAGGCGAAGCGGATCGTCGCGCTCGGCCCGGGCGCCGCGTGCTGA
- a CDS encoding AAA family ATPase: MRRDETAVALRTRLRHVYWIGGGSGAGKSTVARRIAARCGMSVYSTDEAMADHAARSTREDTPYLARFLNMSMDERWVDRSPETMLETFHWFRGEGFGLIVDDLVRLPAETGVIAEGFRLLPALVKPLLAEPGHALWLLPTPEFRRTAFDRRGWAIPHRTGDPELARHNLLERDRMFTDRLFAETERLGLPAIEVDPAMSEEELTGRVAQAWGL, from the coding sequence ATGCGACGTGACGAGACCGCTGTCGCGCTGCGGACCCGGCTGCGGCACGTGTACTGGATCGGCGGCGGCAGCGGTGCGGGCAAGTCGACCGTCGCCCGGCGGATCGCGGCCCGGTGCGGCATGTCCGTGTACTCGACCGACGAGGCGATGGCGGACCACGCCGCCCGCAGCACCCGGGAAGACACCCCCTACCTGGCCAGATTCCTGAACATGAGCATGGACGAGCGCTGGGTGGACCGGTCTCCCGAGACCATGCTCGAGACGTTCCACTGGTTCCGGGGCGAGGGCTTTGGCCTGATCGTCGACGACCTGGTGCGGTTGCCGGCGGAAACCGGCGTCATCGCCGAGGGCTTCCGGCTGCTGCCGGCCCTCGTCAAGCCACTGCTCGCCGAGCCTGGCCACGCGCTGTGGCTCTTGCCCACCCCCGAGTTCCGCCGGACGGCGTTCGATCGCCGCGGCTGGGCGATCCCGCACCGGACCGGCGATCCGGAACTGGCCCGGCACAACCTGCTCGAGCGTGACCGGATGTTCACCGACCGCCTCTTCGCCGAGACCGAGCGCCTCGGACTGCCCGCCATCGAGGTCGACCCCGCGATGAGCGAGGAGGAGCTGACCGGGCGCGTGGCGCAGGCGTGGGGGCTCTGA